A single region of the Oculatellaceae cyanobacterium genome encodes:
- a CDS encoding AMIN domain-containing protein: MNLNLHLKAIERKGWRFWYLAMLVKKLSIASLIAVSAVCFSEQLAYSANLTGWRFDPTTNQLEINLDQATLPRYSLLFQPTRIVIDLPNTQLGTVPTQQSYSGAVRAIQILKSQSNLTTIVLELSPQFVLTPEQVELILPPASNGERWVLRPLIAGIRTPSNVIPSTPLSILPPATLTNQQTPLVQVPPLNIFGGSNVNVPPATTSLINLPTPIFPNNQISERSLPYFSDGRGGISTPISTATANPVIEFGQALPSSSGVLQTQPTRQSSAIAPPRNFNQAAISSNRLVYSTPQTNINSVNFSQRANYSTNLPYLLPAGTQLNLLYTGANDLILQVGTLKREVLLLQEEVRDRNGKVIIPVGTPIFGSFQSDRNGSRFIAQSMIIGQRNLPLLAQSGSLNNNQAIPQNAPLPTYTWGDVPTNYFNTSQNTTIKTGQIVPVQLMQNLSYRLN; the protein is encoded by the coding sequence ATGAATCTTAATTTACACTTAAAAGCAATAGAAAGGAAAGGTTGGAGATTTTGGTATTTGGCGATGTTGGTAAAAAAATTAAGCATTGCTAGTTTAATCGCTGTCAGCGCAGTTTGCTTTTCGGAGCAGTTAGCTTATTCTGCTAATCTTACTGGCTGGAGATTTGACCCAACTACAAATCAGTTGGAAATCAATTTAGATCAAGCAACGCTTCCTCGCTATTCTTTGTTGTTTCAACCAACTAGGATTGTGATTGACTTACCTAATACGCAGTTAGGAACAGTACCAACACAACAAAGTTATTCCGGTGCAGTACGTGCTATTCAAATACTCAAGTCGCAATCTAATCTAACAACGATTGTTTTAGAGTTATCACCACAATTTGTTTTGACACCAGAACAGGTAGAGCTTATTTTACCTCCAGCATCCAATGGAGAGCGGTGGGTATTGCGCCCGTTGATTGCTGGAATAAGAACGCCTTCAAATGTCATACCAAGCACCCCGTTAAGTATATTGCCGCCAGCGACATTGACCAATCAACAAACACCATTAGTGCAGGTACCACCGCTAAATATTTTTGGTGGGTCAAATGTCAATGTACCGCCTGCAACAACATCATTAATCAATTTACCAACACCGATATTTCCAAATAATCAAATCTCTGAAAGAAGTTTGCCATATTTTTCTGATGGTAGGGGGGGAATATCTACACCTATATCAACAGCAACGGCAAATCCAGTGATTGAATTTGGTCAGGCGCTACCCTCTTCGTCAGGAGTATTACAAACACAACCAACAAGACAAAGTAGCGCGATCGCACCGCCAAGAAATTTTAATCAGGCTGCTATTAGTTCTAATAGACTGGTATATTCAACTCCTCAAACTAATATCAATTCTGTTAATTTCTCGCAGAGAGCAAATTACAGTACTAATTTGCCATACTTATTACCAGCAGGCACTCAATTAAATCTACTTTATACAGGCGCAAATGATTTAATTTTGCAAGTTGGAACGCTCAAACGAGAAGTATTGCTGCTACAGGAGGAAGTGCGCGATCGCAATGGTAAGGTAATTATCCCTGTGGGTACACCAATTTTTGGAAGTTTCCAAAGCGATCGCAATGGTAGTCGTTTTATTGCTCAAAGTATGATTATTGGTCAACGTAATCTACCTTTATTAGCCCAGTCAGGTAGCTTAAATAACAATCAAGCAATTCCGCAGAATGCTCCAC
- a CDS encoding ATP-binding protein — translation MKVTNLEVGNKFLEFQRVEIALQPTEEKYRSIFENAVEGMFQRTPDGRYLLANLALARIYGYESSAHLLMYLTDIDRQLYVDSQRHQQFIELIQQNEQISGFESQVYRQDGSVIWISESARAVRDQNGVLIYCEGFVTDIQERKLAEEKWWKLEEKFQKQTEELQASLEKLHKIEFQLIHSEKMSSIGQMVAGVAHEINNPVTFVCGNLLHAGQYAEDLLNLLKLYQQHYPQPAPEIEEEIEALDLDFMMVDFRKTLSSMQMGADRIRQIVHSLRNFSRMDEAQMKAANIHEGIDSTLLILNNRTKPKGQNPGVNIIKNYGKLPLIKCYGELLNQVFMNLLSNAIDALEEYNQIRLENQLQLNPSTITISTEIIDSEWVAIKIADNGVGMPEEVKEKIFNSFFTTKPIGKGTGLGLSISHQIVVDKHGGNLKCISAPEQGTEFIIEIPLNA, via the coding sequence GTGAAAGTCACTAATCTAGAGGTAGGGAATAAATTTCTGGAGTTCCAGCGTGTGGAGATAGCATTGCAGCCAACCGAAGAAAAATATCGCAGTATTTTTGAAAATGCCGTTGAGGGTATGTTTCAGAGAACACCCGACGGTCGCTATCTATTGGCTAACCTAGCACTAGCAAGGATATATGGCTATGAATCATCAGCACACTTGCTGATGTATCTCACAGATATTGACCGTCAGCTTTATGTTGATTCGCAGCGACATCAACAGTTTATCGAGCTGATACAGCAAAATGAGCAAATTTCTGGCTTTGAATCTCAAGTTTATCGCCAAGACGGTAGCGTTATTTGGATTTCTGAAAGTGCTAGGGCTGTACGCGATCAAAATGGTGTTCTGATTTACTGTGAAGGTTTTGTTACAGATATACAAGAGCGAAAATTAGCCGAAGAAAAGTGGTGGAAATTAGAAGAAAAATTTCAAAAACAAACTGAGGAACTGCAAGCTAGCCTTGAGAAACTACATAAGATTGAGTTTCAGCTAATTCATAGTGAAAAAATGTCTAGTATAGGACAAATGGTTGCTGGTGTTGCTCATGAAATTAACAATCCAGTTACATTTGTTTGTGGCAATCTCCTCCATGCTGGTCAATATGCTGAAGATTTATTAAACTTGCTAAAACTTTACCAACAGCACTATCCGCAACCTGCGCCTGAAATTGAAGAAGAAATAGAAGCGTTGGATTTGGATTTTATGATGGTAGACTTTCGTAAAACCTTATCTTCAATGCAAATGGGTGCCGATCGCATCCGCCAAATTGTTCATTCTTTGCGAAACTTCTCGCGGATGGATGAAGCGCAGATGAAGGCAGCTAATATTCATGAAGGTATAGACAGTACGCTGCTAATTCTTAACAACCGCACAAAACCAAAAGGACAAAATCCTGGGGTTAATATTATCAAAAACTATGGAAAATTACCTTTGATTAAATGCTACGGGGAACTTTTGAATCAAGTATTTATGAATCTTTTATCTAATGCTATTGATGCTTTAGAGGAGTACAACCAAATAAGGCTAGAAAACCAACTACAGTTAAATCCTAGTACTATTACAATTAGCACTGAAATAATTGATTCAGAATGGGTAGCAATTAAAATTGCTGATAATGGCGTTGGAATGCCAGAAGAAGTAAAAGAAAAAATATTTAACTCTTTTTTTACTACTAAACCAATAGGTAAAGGTACAGGATTAGGTTTATCAATTAGCCATCAAATCGTTGTAGATAAACATGGCGGCAACCTCAAATGTATTTCTGCTCCTGAGCAAGGTACAGAATTTATTATAGAAATTCCACTTAATGCTTAG